Proteins encoded by one window of Pseudonocardia alni:
- the pgeF gene encoding peptidoglycan editing factor PgeF, with product MGGTRRARIRRVTTTRAGGRSEGPFTSFNLSSGVGDDPAAVTGNRARVVRELGLSGLVFLNQVHGRDVAVLREPPRARPGTGGVAPDIADVDAVVTDVPLLGIAVLAADCVPVLFGDPVAGVVGAAHAGRVGAAAGVVDAVVTEMTALGAQPARLEVLLGPSVCGRCYEVPPAMRAEVDAALPGSASTTRTGTAGLDLRAGLTRRLADLGVTKVATDPRCTVEDPDLFSHRRDGRCGRQAGITWLDPR from the coding sequence GTGGGCGGCACCCGCCGCGCGCGGATCCGCCGGGTCACCACCACCCGGGCCGGTGGCCGGTCCGAGGGCCCGTTCACCTCGTTCAACCTGTCGTCGGGGGTCGGGGACGACCCGGCCGCGGTGACCGGGAACCGGGCCCGCGTCGTGCGTGAGCTCGGCCTGTCCGGACTGGTGTTCCTGAACCAGGTCCACGGCCGCGACGTCGCCGTGCTGCGCGAGCCCCCGCGGGCCCGCCCCGGCACCGGTGGTGTCGCCCCGGACATCGCCGACGTCGACGCCGTCGTCACCGACGTGCCGCTGCTCGGCATCGCGGTGCTCGCGGCCGACTGCGTACCGGTGCTGTTCGGCGACCCGGTCGCCGGCGTCGTCGGGGCCGCCCACGCGGGCCGCGTCGGCGCGGCCGCGGGCGTCGTCGACGCCGTCGTGACCGAGATGACCGCACTGGGCGCGCAGCCCGCACGGCTGGAGGTCCTGCTCGGGCCGTCGGTCTGCGGCCGCTGCTACGAGGTGCCCCCGGCCATGCGCGCCGAGGTCGACGCCGCGCTGCCGGGCAGCGCGTCCACCACCCGCACCGGCACCGCCGGCCTGGACCTGCGCGCCGGGCTCACCCGCCGCCTCGCCGACCTCGGCGTCACGAAGGTCGCGACCGACCCGCGCTGCACCGTCGAGGACCCGGACCTGTTCAGCCACCGCCGCGACGGCCGCTGCGGCCGCCAGGCCGGGATCACCTGGCTCGACCCGCGCTGA
- a CDS encoding YggS family pyridoxal phosphate-dependent enzyme — protein sequence MDAVSDPRTPTADRVGELTDRLAAVRERVAEACRAAGRDPSEVGLLAVTKTIPAADVAALVDLGLDAFAENRAQEAASKVDEVRALRPDASPDWFFVGGLQRNKVRTVLPWVTRIDSVDSPRLARAIDKEVAKARDAGERGGPLPVLVQYSVDGDADRGGVAPEGLVELTDLVTELPGLELAGLMAVAPLGWEPDAAFERIAEAHRETVGRHPGATVLSAGMSGDLESAIGHGSTVVRVGTALVGDRRIASE from the coding sequence ATGGACGCCGTGTCCGATCCCCGCACCCCCACCGCCGACCGTGTCGGCGAACTGACCGACCGACTGGCCGCCGTCCGCGAGCGGGTGGCCGAGGCCTGCCGCGCCGCCGGCCGCGACCCCTCCGAGGTCGGGCTGCTCGCCGTCACCAAGACGATCCCGGCCGCCGACGTGGCCGCGCTGGTCGACCTCGGGCTGGACGCCTTCGCCGAGAACCGCGCGCAGGAGGCGGCGTCCAAGGTGGACGAGGTCCGGGCGCTGCGCCCGGACGCCTCCCCGGACTGGTTCTTCGTCGGCGGGCTGCAGCGGAACAAGGTACGGACGGTGCTCCCGTGGGTGACACGGATCGACTCCGTCGACTCGCCCCGGCTGGCCCGCGCGATCGACAAGGAGGTCGCGAAGGCCCGCGACGCGGGGGAGCGCGGCGGCCCGCTGCCGGTGCTCGTGCAGTACAGCGTCGACGGCGACGCCGACCGCGGCGGCGTCGCCCCGGAGGGGCTCGTCGAGCTGACGGACCTGGTCACGGAGCTGCCGGGGCTGGAACTGGCCGGGCTGATGGCCGTCGCGCCGCTGGGCTGGGAGCCCGATGCGGCGTTCGAGCGGATCGCCGAGGCGCACCGGGAGACCGTCGGGCGGCACCCCGGGGCGACGGTCCTGTCCGCCGGGATGAGCGGGGACCTGGAGTCGGCGATCGGTCACGGATCGACGGTGGTGCGTGTCGGTACGGCCCTTGTGGGGGATCGGCGGATAGCCTCCGAGTAA
- a CDS encoding cell division protein SepF, translating to MSAMYRLKAYFGMVPADEMDYVDEPDHYRGGHEHHAGPRGDRWSAGAGRFADQASYDGDRYETAVRYEDGWGARPAREALRPARAVRQDPRGERETLGLVPERGNLPTPLGGGPGAAVRGALAMDPETLRGPAREERNEPVVAPAPVPEQRDRAAAGPASITTLHPRSYNEARTIGERYRDGVPVIMNLTDLDGAAAKRLVDFAAGLAFALRGSIDKVTDRVFLLTPADVEVSADDARRLAERGAFRQD from the coding sequence ATGAGCGCGATGTACCGGCTGAAGGCGTACTTCGGCATGGTCCCGGCCGACGAGATGGACTATGTGGACGAACCGGATCACTACCGGGGCGGCCACGAGCACCACGCCGGCCCGCGCGGTGACCGTTGGTCCGCCGGGGCCGGTCGGTTCGCCGACCAGGCGTCCTACGACGGCGACCGCTACGAGACCGCGGTCCGCTACGAGGACGGATGGGGCGCCCGCCCGGCGCGGGAGGCCCTCCGTCCGGCGCGCGCCGTGCGGCAGGATCCGCGCGGCGAGCGGGAGACGCTCGGGCTGGTCCCGGAGCGCGGGAACCTTCCCACTCCCCTCGGAGGCGGCCCCGGAGCGGCTGTCCGCGGGGCGCTGGCGATGGACCCGGAGACCCTCCGGGGTCCGGCACGCGAGGAGCGGAACGAGCCCGTCGTGGCCCCCGCGCCGGTGCCGGAGCAGCGCGACCGGGCGGCCGCGGGACCGGCGTCGATCACGACGCTGCACCCCCGCAGCTACAACGAGGCCCGCACCATCGGTGAGCGCTACCGCGACGGTGTGCCCGTCATCATGAACCTCACGGATCTGGACGGCGCGGCAGCGAAACGCCTGGTGGACTTCGCCGCGGGCCTGGCGTTCGCCCTGCGCGGGAGCATCGACAAGGTCACCGATCGGGTGTTCCTTCTCACGCCGGCCGACGTCGAGGTCTCCGCGGACGACGCGCGGAGGCTCGCCGAGCGCGGAGCTTTCCGACAGGATTGA
- a CDS encoding YggT family protein, whose product MADPILTLIYYVLFFFWLLLAARIVVEMVRSFARQWRPAGAPAVALEVVFTVTDPPVKLLRRVIPVVRIGGVGLDLSIMVLLLVVFISMSAVRSQLLG is encoded by the coding sequence GTGGCCGACCCGATCCTGACGCTGATCTATTACGTCCTGTTCTTCTTCTGGCTGCTGCTCGCGGCCCGCATCGTCGTCGAGATGGTCCGGTCGTTCGCGCGCCAGTGGCGACCCGCCGGAGCGCCCGCCGTGGCGCTCGAGGTCGTCTTCACCGTGACCGACCCTCCGGTCAAGTTGCTGCGGAGAGTGATCCCCGTGGTCCGTATCGGAGGCGTAGGACTGGACCTGTCGATTATGGTTCTGTTGCTGGTGGTGTTCATCTCGATGAGCGCCGTCAGATCACAGCTCCTGGGATGA
- the wag31 gene encoding DivIVA-like cell division protein Wag31 translates to MPLTPADVHNVAFSKPPIGKRGYNEDEVDAFLDLVEAELARLIGENDDLRDQVAQLEQRLGDAEADLEEARSQPAPAQTQALAASPSPMGRGAGAPAPQLAGAGPADADGGDHHVQAAKVLGLAQEMADRLTAEAKNEADTMLSDARNKSEQLLSDARTKADGLVNDARSRAETMLNDARTRAETLERQSREKASGLVSEAERKQNEIMGAIQRDKSVLEKKIDELRTFEREYRTRLKTYLESQLRDLEGRGSAAPSDGTGATRSGSNGGYAASGYGQRADTGS, encoded by the coding sequence ATGCCGCTGACGCCCGCCGACGTTCATAACGTCGCGTTCAGCAAACCCCCGATCGGGAAGCGGGGTTACAACGAGGACGAGGTCGACGCCTTCCTCGATCTGGTCGAGGCCGAACTGGCCCGGCTGATCGGGGAGAACGACGACCTGCGCGACCAGGTCGCGCAGCTGGAGCAGCGTCTCGGCGATGCCGAGGCCGACCTGGAGGAGGCACGGAGCCAGCCGGCTCCGGCGCAGACCCAGGCCCTGGCCGCCTCCCCGTCGCCGATGGGCCGTGGTGCGGGTGCTCCCGCTCCGCAGCTGGCCGGTGCCGGCCCCGCCGATGCCGACGGCGGTGACCACCACGTGCAGGCCGCCAAGGTCCTGGGCCTCGCCCAGGAGATGGCGGACCGCCTGACCGCGGAGGCCAAGAACGAGGCCGACACGATGCTGTCGGACGCCCGGAACAAGTCCGAGCAGCTCCTGTCGGACGCCCGGACGAAGGCCGACGGCCTGGTCAACGACGCGCGCTCGCGTGCCGAGACCATGCTCAACGACGCCCGCACGCGGGCCGAGACGCTCGAGCGCCAGTCGCGCGAGAAGGCGTCCGGCCTGGTCAGTGAGGCCGAGCGCAAGCAGAACGAGATCATGGGCGCCATCCAGCGCGACAAGTCCGTTCTGGAGAAGAAGATCGACGAGCTCCGGACCTTCGAGCGGGAGTACCGCACCCGTCTGAAGACCTACCTGGAGTCGCAGCTGCGTGACCTGGAGGGTCGCGGTTCGGCTGCCCCGTCGGACGGCACCGGTGCCACCAGGTCGGGCTCGAACGGCGGGTACGCCGCCTCCGGGTACGGCCAGCGGGCCGACACCGGGAGCTGA